A window of Juglans regia cultivar Chandler chromosome 7, Walnut 2.0, whole genome shotgun sequence contains these coding sequences:
- the LOC108983157 gene encoding condensin-2 complex subunit D3 isoform X1, whose translation MEGSTSRIITELEEIRYLDNPTNPQSQPQPLSEPTLLDLQTLLDQTLDSNDSELLDRLYDDLASKSLSPNHLVPPIATAMDSGPIHLSLLASKVYLSLLLSPNAPVFTLFAPMAFLSLLHSIRRSLKRRPQVPQPDIEGSHAAANRKRKGGGKRGKGLRNTARNSYSDRSDNEEGEFDVRALFPVLEMLELAMGLIHLDRFPDSLKSLVQTVAEVPVMAVEICDNSGAYNRLTDLCSRILSEVLRPEHGEPADTAAEVLKSLSPLILRLKTQARMFALGFITNQMMDLAKRPEGVKKAVVNLPRYLAQKAPEKSEPRALAVESIMEIVKVMEFSDQIGFVEYVVKMTQGKANLRLLAVDLILMLMTTLRDPFGVDLDIEVKDSWGLRCMEAVILRCSDVNAGIRARALSNLAQLVGFLAGDNRSRAVLQEVMGFGNAGVQRVEGGMNDLLRKRCMDEKAAVRKAALLLISKLTALLDGALDEIVLKTMGMSCSDPLVSIRKAAISALSEALRIFSDESVTTEWLHSVPRLITDNEASIQEECENLFLELVLDRISRAGSASSSQMGSVFCDPSLETKGLEQELELLFPGVLGLLREICNGEVTPWVKKICASLGKKKRLKHNIVIALQNIIRTSESLWLRESMPIEKWTAPRGAWLLLSEVSAYLSKAVDWEFLHHHWQLLDKHGPRGGLKSPHAQGDADEEEESTKSNSVAWAGDRVFLLQTISNVSVELPTEPAADLAHNLLKRIEVFNMHSTEINAHVKALRTLCKQKASSPEEADTLVMKWVHQLLLKASQILEKYILEVSKVTKHSSFFTPPSRKGKRAAIMSRLLSEAVTAVYTIGSMVIVCPTADMNTITPLLHTIITSGNSDPKLNKLPGPAVSLEQAAPSLYIQAWLTMGKICLADGKLAKDYIPLFVQKLEKSECAALRNNLVVMMADFCIRYTALVDCYIAKITKCLCDPCELVRRQTFILLSRLLQRDYVKWRGVLFLRFLLSLVDESEKIRQLADYLFGSILKVKAPLLAYNSFVEAIFILNDYHAHNGHSGSKGSQESRLFSIRGNDENSRSKRMHIYISLLKQMAPEHLLATFAKLCAEILAAASDGMLSIEDNTGQSVLQDAFGILACKEIRIPSNRGASSDPADIDEEGLDGGGAPAAAARGRAINQAVRKGLIQNTIPIFIELKRLLESKNSPLVGSLMGCLRILLKDYKNEIDDILVADQQLQKELIYDMQKYDAAKTKSTAAEALAKMQKSSCYQSPDFSKAASRKHAQDKLKNDSKLASAMADAAAMATARSVLSEVNKGASTPPLSSLSVPKLKSCNARGASQCDRPLDVLESLRKRQSFDSDEEN comes from the exons ATGGAGGGGTCGACATCCCGGATAATCACAGAGCTCGAAGAGATCCGGTACTTGGACAATCCCACAAATCCACAGTCCCAACCCCAACCGCTCTCCGAACCCACGCTCTTAGATCTCCAAACCCTCCTTGACCAGACCCTCGATTCCAATGATTCGGAACTCCTGGACCGCCTCTACGACGACCTTGCGTCCAAATCGCTCTCCCCAAACCACCTCGTCCCTCCGATAGCCACCGCCATGGACTCGGGCCCCATCCATCTGTCCCTCTTGGCCTCCAAGGTCTACCTCTCGCTGCTTCTCTCACCGAATGCCCCTGttttcactctttttgcacCAATGGCGTTTCTATCTCTCCTTCACTCTATCCGCCGGTCTCTCAAGCGTCGGCCACAGGTCCCACAGCCCGATATCGAGGGGTCCCACGCTGCGGCTAATAGGAAGAGGAAGGGTGGTGGCAAGCGAGGCAAGGGATTGAGGAATACTGCCAGAAATTCGTACTCTGACAGGAGTGATAACGAAGAGGGTGAATTCGATGTTAGAGCTTTGTTTCCTGTGCTCGAAATGTTGGAATTGGCAATGGGTTTGATTCACTTGGACCGGTTTCCGGATAGTTTGAAGTCTTTAGTCCAAACCGTGGCCGAGGTTCCAGTAATGGCGGTTGAGATCTGTGATAATTCCGGTGCTTATAACCGACTAACAGATTTGTGCTCGCGGATTTTGAGTGAAGTTTTAAGGCCGGAGCATGGGGAACCGGCGGATACAGCGGCCGAGGTGTTGAAGTCATTGTCACCGTTAATTCTTCGGCTAAAAACGCAGGCACGGATGTTTGCTTTGGGGTTTATAACGAATCAGATGATGGATTTAGCGAAGCGTCCTGAGGGAGTGAAGAAAGCGGTCGTGAATCTTCCGAGGTATTTGGCACAGAAGGCGCCGGAGAAGTCTGAGCCTCGGGCTCTAGCTGTGGAATCCATAATGGAGATTGTTAAGGTTATGGAATTCAGTGATCAAATTGGGTTTGTGGAGTATGTGGTGAAGATGACACAAGGAAAGGCTAACCTTAGGCTGCTGGCGGTTGACCTTATTTTGATGCTTATGACGACTTTGAGGGATCCATTCGGTGTGGATTTGGACATTGAAGTGAAGGATTCATGGGGTTTGAGGTGTATGGAGGCTGTGATCCTACGTTGTTCGGATGTGAATGCTGGAATTCGTGCTCGGGCCTTGTCAAACTTGGCGCAGCTGGTTGGGTTTTTGGCAGGTGACAACAGAAGCCGGGCTGTGTTGCAAGAAGTTATGGGGTTTGGCAATGCGGGTGTGCAAAGGGTGGAGGGAGGTATGAACGATCTTTTGAGGAAAAGGTGTATGGATGAGAAGGCAGCAGTCAGGAAGGCCGCACTTCTTCTGATTTCCAAGTTGACTGCCCTTCTAGATGGTGCCCTCGATGAAATTGTGCTCAAGACCATGGGCATGTCTTGCTCGGATCCTCTTGTTAGCATAAGGAAAGCGGCGATTTCAGCTCTTTCAGAG GCTCTCAGAATATTCTCAGATGAAAGTGTGACTACTGAGTGGCTTCATTCGGTTCCACGTTTAATAACTGATAATGAAGCTAGCATTCAAGAAGAGTGTGAGAACTTGTTTCTAGAATTGGTACTTGACCGAATATCTAGAGCTGGATCAGCTAGTTCTTCCCAAATGGGGTCCGTTTTCTGTGATCCAAGCCTCGAAACAAAAGGTTTAGAACAGGAACTGGAGTTGTTGTTCCCTGGAGTGTTGGGTCTCTTGAGAGAGATTTGCAATGGAGAGGTGACACCTTGGGTGAAGAAAATTTGTGCAAGCTTGGGTAAGAAGAAACGGCTTAAGCACAATATTGTTATTGCGCTTCAGAATATTATTAGGACATCTGAGTCTCTCTGGCTAAGGGAATCTATGCCGATAGAGAAGTGGACAGCACCACGGGGTGCTTGGCTTCTTCTATCTGAGGTATCGGCATACCTTTCAAAAGCAGTGGACTGGGAGTTCCTCCACCATCATTGGCAGCTCCTTGACAAGCATGGACCAAGAGGTGGGCTTAAAAGTCCCCATGCACAAGGAGATgcagatgaagaggaagagagcaCGAAATCCAATTCTGTTGCTTGGGCTGGGGATCgtgtttttcttttgcaaacaatctctaatgTTTCTGTGGAGCTGCCTACAGAACCTGCTGCAGATTTGGCTCATAACTTGCTTAAACGAATTGAAGTGTTCAACATGCATTCAACCGAG ATTAATGCTCATGTAAAAGCACTTAGGACATTGTGCAAGCAGAAGGCTTCAAGTCCTGAGGAGGCTGATACACTTGTTATGAAATGGGTACACCAGCTTCTCTTGAAGGCTTCACAGATTTTAGAAAAGTACATTTTAGAGGTTTCAAAAGTGACCAAGCACAGCAGCTTCTTTACACCACCCAGTAGAAAGGGCAAGAGAGCAGCAATCATGTCCAGGCTACTCTCAGAAGCAGTCACGGCCGTTTATACTATTGGATCTATGGTTATTGTTTGTCCGACTGCTGATATGAACACCATTACTCCTCTATTGCACACCATAATAACTTCAGGCAATTCCGAtccaaaattgaataaattgcCAGGCCCTGCAGTTTCCCTAGAGCAAGCTGCGCCTTCTTTATACATTCAAGCTTGGTTGACAATGGGGAAGATTTGCCTTGCAGATGGGAAACTTGCAAAGGATTATATTCCTCTTTTTGTGCAA AAACTTGAAAAGAGTGAGTGTGCTGCTCTTCGCAACAATCTTGTAGTGATGATGGCAGATTTTTGCATTCGGTATACCGCTCTAGTTGATTG TTATATAGCAAAGATCACAAAGTGTCTCTGTGACCCATGTGAACTGGTGAGAAGGCAGACATTTATATTGCTCTCAAGATTATTGCAG AGGGACTATGTGAAGTGGAGAGGAGTGTTATTCCTGCGATTTCTTTTGTCGCTCGTTGATGAATCAGAAAAGATCAGACAACTTGCTGACTACCTTTTTGGGAGTATTTTAAAAG TCAAGGCACCTCTTCTAGCTTACAACAGTTTCGTGGAAGCCATTTTCATTCTGAATGACTACCATGCTCATAATGGACATAGTGGTTCTAAGGGTTCACAAGAGAGCCGACTTTTCTCCATCAG GGGTAATGATGAGAATTCGAGATCAAAAAGAATGCACATTTATATTTCTCTGCTGAAACAAATGGCTCCAGAGCACCTTTTAGCCACATTTGCAAAGTTATGTGCAGAGATTCTTGCTGCAGCATCTGATGGCATGCTCAGCATAGAAGACAATACTGGACAGTCTGTTCTGCAG GATGCTTTCGGAATTCTTGCCTGCAAAGAAATCCGAATTCCATCCAACCGTGGAGCATCATCTGACCCAGCAGACATTGATGAAGAAGGCTTAGATGGTGGAGGTGCACCTGCAGCTGCTGCTAGAGGAAGGGCTATAAATCAAGCAGTCAGAAAGGGCCTTATCCAAAATACAATTCCCATCTTTATAGAGCTGAAACGTCTATTAGAAAGCAAGAACAGCCCCCTCGTGGGCTCTCTCATGGGATGCCTCAGAATCCTTCTCAAGGACTACAAGAATGAGATTGATGACATATTGGTTGCTGATCAGCAACTTCAAAAAGAACTCATTTATGACATGCAAAAGTATGATGCAGCAAAGACCAAATCTACAGCTGCTGAGGCACTTGCCAAGATGCAAAAATCAAGTTGCTATCAGTCACCTGATTTTTCTAAGGCTGCGAGCAGAAAACATGCCCAGGATAAGCTGAAAAATGATTCAAAACTGGCCTCAGCAATGGCAGATGCAGCAGCTATGGCCACAGCTCGTTCTGTGCTAAGTGAAGTGAACAAGGGAGCATCCACACCGCCACTTAGTTCCTTAAGTGTGCCTAAGCTCAAGTCTTGTAATGCCAGGGGCGCTTCACAATGCGATCGTCCTTTAGATGTATTAGAATCTTTGAGGAAAAGACAATCTTTCGATTCTGATGAAGAAAATTGA
- the LOC108983157 gene encoding condensin-2 complex subunit D3 isoform X2 encodes MEGSTSRIITELEEIRYLDNPTNPQSQPQPLSEPTLLDLQTLLDQTLDSNDSELLDRLYDDLASKSLSPNHLVPPIATAMDSGPIHLSLLASKVYLSLLLSPNAPVFTLFAPMAFLSLLHSIRRSLKRRPQVPQPDIEGSHAAANRKRKGGGKRGKGLRNTARNSYSDRSDNEEGEFDVRALFPVLEMLELAMGLIHLDRFPDSLKSLVQTVAEVPVMAVEICDNSGAYNRLTDLCSRILSEVLRPEHGEPADTAAEVLKSLSPLILRLKTQARMFALGFITNQMMDLAKRPEGVKKAVVNLPRYLAQKAPEKSEPRALAVESIMEIVKVMEFSDQIGFVEYVVKMTQGKANLRLLAVDLILMLMTTLRDPFGVDLDIEVKDSWGLRCMEAVILRCSDVNAGIRARALSNLAQLVGFLAGDNRSRAVLQEVMGFGNAGVQRVEGGMNDLLRKRCMDEKAAVRKAALLLISKLTALLDGALDEIVLKTMGMSCSDPLVSIRKAAISALSEALRIFSDESVTTEWLHSVPRLITDNEASIQEECENLFLELVLDRISRAGSASSSQMGSVFCDPSLETKGLEQELELLFPGVLGLLREICNGEVTPWVKKICASLGKKKRLKHNIVIALQNIIRTSESLWLRESMPIEKWTAPRGAWLLLSEVSAYLSKAVDWEFLHHHWQLLDKHGPRGGLKSPHAQGDADEEEESTKSNSVAWAGDRVFLLQTISNVSVELPTEPAADLAHNLLKRIEVFNMHSTEINAHVKALRTLCKQKASSPEEADTLVMKWVHQLLLKASQILEKYILEVSKVTKHSSFFTPPSRKGKRAAIMSRLLSEAVTAVYTIGSMVIVCPTADMNTITPLLHTIITSGNSDPKLNKLPGPAVSLEQAAPSLYIQAWLTMGKICLADGKLAKDYIPLFVQKLEKSECAALRNNLVVMMADFCIRYTALVDCYIAKITKCLCDPCELVRRQTFILLSRLLQRDYVKWRGVLFLRFLLSLVDESEKIRQLADYLFGSILKVKAPLLAYNSFVEAIFILNDYHAHNGHSGSKGSQESRLFSIRGNDENSRSKRMHIYISLLKQMAPEHLLATFAKLCAEILAAASDGMLSIEDNTGQSVLQIWLDPWMLCHDLWRMSWLGLR; translated from the exons ATGGAGGGGTCGACATCCCGGATAATCACAGAGCTCGAAGAGATCCGGTACTTGGACAATCCCACAAATCCACAGTCCCAACCCCAACCGCTCTCCGAACCCACGCTCTTAGATCTCCAAACCCTCCTTGACCAGACCCTCGATTCCAATGATTCGGAACTCCTGGACCGCCTCTACGACGACCTTGCGTCCAAATCGCTCTCCCCAAACCACCTCGTCCCTCCGATAGCCACCGCCATGGACTCGGGCCCCATCCATCTGTCCCTCTTGGCCTCCAAGGTCTACCTCTCGCTGCTTCTCTCACCGAATGCCCCTGttttcactctttttgcacCAATGGCGTTTCTATCTCTCCTTCACTCTATCCGCCGGTCTCTCAAGCGTCGGCCACAGGTCCCACAGCCCGATATCGAGGGGTCCCACGCTGCGGCTAATAGGAAGAGGAAGGGTGGTGGCAAGCGAGGCAAGGGATTGAGGAATACTGCCAGAAATTCGTACTCTGACAGGAGTGATAACGAAGAGGGTGAATTCGATGTTAGAGCTTTGTTTCCTGTGCTCGAAATGTTGGAATTGGCAATGGGTTTGATTCACTTGGACCGGTTTCCGGATAGTTTGAAGTCTTTAGTCCAAACCGTGGCCGAGGTTCCAGTAATGGCGGTTGAGATCTGTGATAATTCCGGTGCTTATAACCGACTAACAGATTTGTGCTCGCGGATTTTGAGTGAAGTTTTAAGGCCGGAGCATGGGGAACCGGCGGATACAGCGGCCGAGGTGTTGAAGTCATTGTCACCGTTAATTCTTCGGCTAAAAACGCAGGCACGGATGTTTGCTTTGGGGTTTATAACGAATCAGATGATGGATTTAGCGAAGCGTCCTGAGGGAGTGAAGAAAGCGGTCGTGAATCTTCCGAGGTATTTGGCACAGAAGGCGCCGGAGAAGTCTGAGCCTCGGGCTCTAGCTGTGGAATCCATAATGGAGATTGTTAAGGTTATGGAATTCAGTGATCAAATTGGGTTTGTGGAGTATGTGGTGAAGATGACACAAGGAAAGGCTAACCTTAGGCTGCTGGCGGTTGACCTTATTTTGATGCTTATGACGACTTTGAGGGATCCATTCGGTGTGGATTTGGACATTGAAGTGAAGGATTCATGGGGTTTGAGGTGTATGGAGGCTGTGATCCTACGTTGTTCGGATGTGAATGCTGGAATTCGTGCTCGGGCCTTGTCAAACTTGGCGCAGCTGGTTGGGTTTTTGGCAGGTGACAACAGAAGCCGGGCTGTGTTGCAAGAAGTTATGGGGTTTGGCAATGCGGGTGTGCAAAGGGTGGAGGGAGGTATGAACGATCTTTTGAGGAAAAGGTGTATGGATGAGAAGGCAGCAGTCAGGAAGGCCGCACTTCTTCTGATTTCCAAGTTGACTGCCCTTCTAGATGGTGCCCTCGATGAAATTGTGCTCAAGACCATGGGCATGTCTTGCTCGGATCCTCTTGTTAGCATAAGGAAAGCGGCGATTTCAGCTCTTTCAGAG GCTCTCAGAATATTCTCAGATGAAAGTGTGACTACTGAGTGGCTTCATTCGGTTCCACGTTTAATAACTGATAATGAAGCTAGCATTCAAGAAGAGTGTGAGAACTTGTTTCTAGAATTGGTACTTGACCGAATATCTAGAGCTGGATCAGCTAGTTCTTCCCAAATGGGGTCCGTTTTCTGTGATCCAAGCCTCGAAACAAAAGGTTTAGAACAGGAACTGGAGTTGTTGTTCCCTGGAGTGTTGGGTCTCTTGAGAGAGATTTGCAATGGAGAGGTGACACCTTGGGTGAAGAAAATTTGTGCAAGCTTGGGTAAGAAGAAACGGCTTAAGCACAATATTGTTATTGCGCTTCAGAATATTATTAGGACATCTGAGTCTCTCTGGCTAAGGGAATCTATGCCGATAGAGAAGTGGACAGCACCACGGGGTGCTTGGCTTCTTCTATCTGAGGTATCGGCATACCTTTCAAAAGCAGTGGACTGGGAGTTCCTCCACCATCATTGGCAGCTCCTTGACAAGCATGGACCAAGAGGTGGGCTTAAAAGTCCCCATGCACAAGGAGATgcagatgaagaggaagagagcaCGAAATCCAATTCTGTTGCTTGGGCTGGGGATCgtgtttttcttttgcaaacaatctctaatgTTTCTGTGGAGCTGCCTACAGAACCTGCTGCAGATTTGGCTCATAACTTGCTTAAACGAATTGAAGTGTTCAACATGCATTCAACCGAG ATTAATGCTCATGTAAAAGCACTTAGGACATTGTGCAAGCAGAAGGCTTCAAGTCCTGAGGAGGCTGATACACTTGTTATGAAATGGGTACACCAGCTTCTCTTGAAGGCTTCACAGATTTTAGAAAAGTACATTTTAGAGGTTTCAAAAGTGACCAAGCACAGCAGCTTCTTTACACCACCCAGTAGAAAGGGCAAGAGAGCAGCAATCATGTCCAGGCTACTCTCAGAAGCAGTCACGGCCGTTTATACTATTGGATCTATGGTTATTGTTTGTCCGACTGCTGATATGAACACCATTACTCCTCTATTGCACACCATAATAACTTCAGGCAATTCCGAtccaaaattgaataaattgcCAGGCCCTGCAGTTTCCCTAGAGCAAGCTGCGCCTTCTTTATACATTCAAGCTTGGTTGACAATGGGGAAGATTTGCCTTGCAGATGGGAAACTTGCAAAGGATTATATTCCTCTTTTTGTGCAA AAACTTGAAAAGAGTGAGTGTGCTGCTCTTCGCAACAATCTTGTAGTGATGATGGCAGATTTTTGCATTCGGTATACCGCTCTAGTTGATTG TTATATAGCAAAGATCACAAAGTGTCTCTGTGACCCATGTGAACTGGTGAGAAGGCAGACATTTATATTGCTCTCAAGATTATTGCAG AGGGACTATGTGAAGTGGAGAGGAGTGTTATTCCTGCGATTTCTTTTGTCGCTCGTTGATGAATCAGAAAAGATCAGACAACTTGCTGACTACCTTTTTGGGAGTATTTTAAAAG TCAAGGCACCTCTTCTAGCTTACAACAGTTTCGTGGAAGCCATTTTCATTCTGAATGACTACCATGCTCATAATGGACATAGTGGTTCTAAGGGTTCACAAGAGAGCCGACTTTTCTCCATCAG GGGTAATGATGAGAATTCGAGATCAAAAAGAATGCACATTTATATTTCTCTGCTGAAACAAATGGCTCCAGAGCACCTTTTAGCCACATTTGCAAAGTTATGTGCAGAGATTCTTGCTGCAGCATCTGATGGCATGCTCAGCATAGAAGACAATACTGGACAGTCTGTTCTGCAG ATATGGCTTGATCCTTGGATGCTCTGTCATGATTTGTGGAGGATGTCTTGGCTTGGTCTTCGGTGA